One Saprospiraceae bacterium genomic region harbors:
- a CDS encoding YitT family protein, giving the protein MHKGSVKNSIEWNKIFSLHSLILMILGVILATIAFKGFMIPNRFLDGGITGLSILLHELMHINIGLALFFLNLPFVYIGYRKIGKTFAIQTMMAIILLVCTIQFVEIEPITHDKVLIAVFGGFFIGLGIGLVIKAGGVIDGMEVLADYTNKKFGFSTSEWVMLFNSLVILIAAINFGIETGMYSIMTYFTAMKTVDYVVDGFEEYTALTILSSKDEDIKSMIVNDFNKAISVYKGERGYLPGSFDIKYDCQIIVTIVTRLEIHRIQLAIKEIDPKAFIYITSIKEVSGGIVKQKVHR; this is encoded by the coding sequence ATGCACAAAGGCTCTGTAAAAAACAGCATTGAATGGAATAAAATTTTTTCTCTGCATTCTTTAATTCTCATGATCCTTGGGGTCATTCTGGCCACCATTGCTTTCAAAGGCTTTATGATTCCCAACAGATTTCTGGATGGTGGGATTACCGGTTTATCTATTTTGCTTCATGAATTGATGCATATCAATATTGGACTGGCTTTGTTCTTTTTGAATTTACCTTTCGTCTATATAGGCTACCGGAAGATTGGAAAAACCTTTGCCATCCAAACCATGATGGCCATTATACTTTTGGTTTGCACGATCCAGTTTGTTGAAATAGAACCCATCACACACGACAAAGTGCTCATTGCCGTATTCGGCGGATTTTTTATAGGACTGGGTATCGGACTGGTCATTAAAGCCGGAGGTGTGATCGATGGAATGGAAGTCCTTGCCGATTACACCAATAAAAAGTTTGGATTCTCGACCAGCGAGTGGGTTATGCTATTCAATTCACTGGTTATCCTTATTGCCGCGATCAATTTTGGAATTGAAACCGGTATGTATTCGATCATGACCTATTTTACGGCCATGAAAACCGTGGATTACGTCGTCGATGGATTTGAAGAATATACAGCATTGACAATCCTTTCTTCAAAAGACGAAGACATCAAATCGATGATTGTAAATGATTTCAACAAAGCCATCTCCGTTTACAAAGGTGAGCGAGGTTATCTTCCAGGAAGTTTTGATATTAAATACGATTGCCAGATCATTGTGACCATCGTTACGCGACTGGAAATTCATCGCATTCAATTGGCCATCAAAGAAATTGATCCTAAGGCATTTATTTATATAACCAGCATCAAAGAAGTATCAGGAGGTATCGTTAAGCAAAAAGTCCACAGATAA
- a CDS encoding formate/nitrite transporter family protein: MKNEIYGFDAFSPAEIAERIEKTGVTKARLPFLSLFMLGALAGGFIALGALYSTLIFSDHSLPFGVSRILGGIAFSLGLILVVVAGAELFTGNNLLVMAWADGKISLKELVRNWTIVLLSNFAGSVVVALLVSLSNHTDMNNKAVLEQYIRIAQYKCSLNFSDAFISGLMCNVLVCLAVWMSQAGRSVMDKALVIIFPISAFVAAGFEHSIANMYFIPLGIVLKESYTGDQAVHLIDGMGFVSNIVPVILGNLTGGSLLVALVYYLIYRRKNLFHRKEETMDIPS, encoded by the coding sequence ATGAAAAACGAAATTTATGGATTTGATGCGTTCTCACCGGCTGAAATCGCTGAACGCATCGAAAAAACAGGAGTCACAAAAGCAAGATTGCCCTTTCTTTCACTCTTTATGCTGGGTGCTCTTGCAGGTGGCTTCATTGCATTGGGCGCCCTGTACAGCACGCTGATTTTTTCAGATCACTCCCTGCCATTTGGGGTTTCCAGAATACTGGGTGGAATCGCCTTTTCATTAGGCCTGATCCTGGTTGTGGTAGCAGGTGCTGAATTGTTTACCGGAAATAACTTGCTGGTGATGGCCTGGGCAGATGGGAAAATCAGTTTGAAGGAATTGGTCAGAAACTGGACGATTGTACTCCTTTCAAATTTTGCTGGTTCTGTGGTTGTGGCTTTACTCGTTAGTTTGTCTAATCACACAGACATGAACAACAAAGCTGTTCTGGAACAATACATCCGCATTGCGCAATACAAATGCAGTTTAAATTTTTCAGATGCTTTTATCAGCGGATTGATGTGCAATGTGTTGGTCTGCCTTGCGGTCTGGATGAGTCAGGCCGGGCGTTCGGTTATGGATAAGGCACTGGTCATTATTTTTCCCATCTCTGCATTTGTAGCCGCAGGTTTTGAGCACAGCATTGCCAATATGTATTTTATTCCCCTGGGAATTGTATTAAAGGAAAGTTATACCGGAGATCAGGCCGTTCATTTGATAGATGGAATGGGATTCGTCTCAAATATCGTACCTGTGATCCTTGGCAATCTCACCGGCGGTAGTTTATTGGTCGCGCTGGTATATTACCTCATTTACCGAAGGAAAAACCTTTTTCATCGAAAAGAGGAAACCATGGATATTCCCAGCTGA